Proteins from a genomic interval of Clostridium scatologenes:
- a CDS encoding CTP synthase produces MSTKYVFVTGGVVSSLGKGITAASLGRLLKNRGFKVSIQKFDPYINIDPGTMSPYQHGEVFVTDDGAETDLDLGHYERFIDESLSKNSNVTTGKIYWSVISKERKGDYLGGTVQVIPHITNEIKSRVYRVGKERDVDVVITEIGGTIGDIESLPFLEAIRQIKYDVGRENVCFIHVTLVPYLGKSGELKTKPTQHSVKELRSIGIQPDIIVCRSEKPLSDDLKEKIGLFCNVDRDAVIQNLDAENLYEVPLMLNKEGLDNLVCRKLNLQSKPIDNSEWIGMVDRIKNLSKNVTIGLVGKYVELHDAYISVVEALSHGGYANDANVNIKWINAVDVTPENVSEYLKDVDGILVPGGFGDRGVEGKIETVRWARQNNVPFLGICLGMQCAVIEFARNVVGYKEAHSSEFNEDTNYPVIDLMPDQKDIDEKGGTMRLGVYPCKLLKSTNSFEAYGEEVIYERHRHRYEFNNEYRKALTDAGLILSGTSPDSRLVEIVEIKDHPWFVAVQFHPELKSRPNRPHPLFREFIKASLDNGDVEL; encoded by the coding sequence ATGAGTACAAAATATGTGTTTGTAACTGGAGGAGTAGTATCCTCATTAGGAAAAGGAATAACAGCAGCTTCGTTAGGAAGACTTTTAAAGAATAGAGGATTCAAAGTTTCAATTCAAAAATTTGATCCATATATAAATATAGATCCAGGAACAATGAGTCCATATCAACATGGTGAAGTTTTTGTAACGGATGATGGTGCAGAGACGGATTTAGATTTAGGACATTACGAAAGATTCATTGATGAAAGCTTAAGTAAGAATAGTAATGTTACTACAGGAAAGATTTACTGGTCTGTAATTTCAAAAGAAAGAAAAGGAGATTACTTAGGTGGTACCGTTCAAGTAATTCCGCATATAACTAATGAAATAAAATCAAGAGTATATAGAGTTGGAAAAGAAAGAGATGTAGATGTAGTTATAACTGAAATTGGTGGAACTATAGGAGATATAGAATCATTACCGTTTTTGGAAGCTATAAGACAGATAAAATACGATGTAGGAAGAGAAAATGTTTGCTTCATACACGTCACACTTGTACCATATCTTGGAAAATCCGGTGAACTTAAAACAAAGCCTACTCAGCATTCAGTAAAAGAATTAAGAAGTATAGGAATACAGCCAGATATAATAGTTTGTCGTTCAGAAAAACCTCTTTCTGATGATTTGAAAGAAAAGATAGGTTTATTCTGTAATGTAGATAGAGATGCTGTAATTCAAAATTTAGATGCAGAAAATTTATATGAAGTTCCTCTAATGCTTAATAAAGAAGGATTGGACAATTTGGTTTGTCGTAAGCTAAATTTGCAGAGTAAACCAATAGACAATTCAGAATGGATTGGCATGGTAGACAGAATTAAAAATCTTTCAAAAAATGTTACAATAGGTCTAGTTGGAAAGTATGTTGAATTACATGATGCATATATATCAGTAGTTGAAGCATTAAGCCATGGTGGATATGCTAATGATGCTAATGTAAATATAAAATGGATAAATGCAGTAGATGTTACTCCTGAAAATGTATCTGAATATCTAAAAGATGTAGATGGAATTTTAGTTCCTGGTGGATTTGGAGATAGAGGAGTAGAGGGAAAAATAGAAACAGTAAGGTGGGCTAGACAAAATAATGTGCCTTTCCTTGGAATATGTCTTGGAATGCAATGTGCTGTGATAGAATTTGCTAGAAACGTAGTTGGGTATAAAGAAGCTCATAGCTCAGAATTTAATGAAGATACAAATTATCCTGTAATTGATTTGATGCCAGACCAAAAAGATATAGATGAAAAAGGTGGTACTATGAGGCTTGGAGTTTACCCATGTAAGCTTTTAAAAAGTACTAATTCCTTTGAGGCTTATGGTGAAGAAGTTATATATGAAAGACATAGACATAGATATGAATTTAATAATGAATACAGAAAAGCATTAACGGATGCGGGACTTATTTTATCAGGAACAAGTCCAGATTCTAGGCTTGTTGAAATTGTTGAAATAAAGGATCATCCTTGGTTTGTAGCAGTTCAATTTCACCCTGAATTAAAATCAAGACCTAATAGACCACATCCTTTATTTAGAGAATTTATAAAGGCATCTTTAGATAATGGTGATGTTGAACTTTAA
- a CDS encoding ribose-5-phosphate isomerase: protein MSIISKYFNDKREQYEKIINILCEYKGISREKLLEILKDKECKYLFFLLIKKYGCDDMKMIQQDFPSINTKNINSNFRKAREKILLNTKIRNMYFEAENILEKIE, encoded by the coding sequence GTGAGTATTATTTCTAAGTATTTCAATGATAAAAGAGAACAATATGAAAAGATAATAAATATTTTATGTGAGTACAAAGGAATAAGTAGAGAAAAATTATTAGAAATATTAAAAGATAAAGAATGTAAATATCTATTTTTTCTATTGATAAAAAAATATGGATGTGACGATATGAAGATGATACAACAAGACTTTCCAAGTATAAATACAAAAAATATAAATAGTAATTTTAGAAAAGCAAGAGAAAAAATATTGTTAAATACAAAGATAAGGAACATGTATTTTGAAGCAGAGAATATATTGGAAAAGATAGAGTAG
- a CDS encoding DUF1934 domain-containing protein, which yields MKKKAIISVLSKQTEDTDDVIEVVTPGNFYKKDNTYYAIYKETKISGMEGTTTTLKINEDKFSLIRSGSTTSKMEFHKGKEDISMYDTPYGTLELKTKTKKLVVNLDDDGGEIFIDYIMSISGHKPQNTLLEINIKTQQ from the coding sequence ATGAAAAAGAAAGCTATTATATCTGTATTAAGTAAGCAAACAGAAGATACGGATGATGTCATTGAAGTAGTAACTCCAGGAAATTTTTATAAAAAGGATAACACATATTATGCTATTTATAAAGAAACTAAAATTTCAGGAATGGAAGGTACTACAACTACATTAAAGATAAATGAAGATAAATTTTCACTTATAAGATCAGGAAGCACTACTAGTAAGATGGAATTCCATAAAGGAAAAGAAGATATATCAATGTATGATACTCCATATGGAACATTGGAACTGAAAACTAAAACAAAAAAATTAGTAGTTAATTTGGATGATGATGGTGGAGAAATATTTATAGATTACATTATGAGTATATCTGGACATAAACCTCAAAATACATTATTAGAAATAAATATAAAGACGCAGCAATGA